The proteins below come from a single Streptomyces tubercidicus genomic window:
- the sucB gene encoding 2-oxoglutarate dehydrogenase, E2 component, dihydrolipoamide succinyltransferase, translated as MAVSVTLPALGESVTEGTVTRWLKAEGERVEADEPLLEVSTDKVDTEIPAPAAGVLTAIKVAEDETVEVGAELAVIDDGTGAPAAAPAPAAAEAPAPEAQPEPEPAPAPAAEAPAAAPAGGAEGTDVVLPALGESVTEGTVTRWLKEVGEEVQADEPLLEVSTDKVDTEIPAPASGTLLEIVVGEDETAEVGAKLAVIGAAGAAPAAAPAPAAPAPAAAPAPEPTPAPAPAPAAAAPAPAAPAAPAPAPAPAPAAPAPAAAPAAPAPAAGEGAYVTPLVRKLAAENGVDLGTVKGTGVGGRIRKQDVIAAAEAAKAAAPAAAAPAASKAPAIEASPLRGQTVKMPRMRKVIGDNMMKALHSQAQLTTVVEVDITKIMRMRNQAKDAFAQREGVKLSPMPFFVKAAVQALKAHPVVNARINEDEGTISYFDTENVGIAVDAEKGLMTPVIKDAGDLNIAGIARKTADLAGKVRANKITPDELSGATFTISNTGSRGALFDTVIVPPNQVGILGIGATVKRPVVINHPDLGETIAVRDMTYLALSYDHRLVDGADAARYLTTVKQILEAAEFETEIGL; from the coding sequence ATGGCGGTTTCCGTAACCCTGCCGGCGCTCGGCGAGAGCGTCACCGAGGGCACCGTCACTCGCTGGCTCAAGGCCGAGGGTGAGCGCGTCGAGGCCGACGAGCCGCTGCTCGAAGTCTCGACCGACAAGGTCGACACCGAGATCCCGGCCCCGGCCGCCGGCGTCCTGACCGCCATCAAGGTGGCCGAGGACGAGACCGTGGAGGTCGGCGCCGAGCTGGCCGTCATCGACGACGGCACCGGTGCGCCGGCTGCCGCTCCGGCGCCTGCCGCCGCCGAGGCGCCCGCGCCCGAGGCCCAGCCCGAGCCCGAGCCCGCCCCGGCCCCCGCGGCCGAGGCCCCCGCCGCTGCCCCCGCGGGCGGCGCCGAGGGCACGGACGTCGTCCTCCCCGCGCTCGGTGAGAGCGTCACCGAGGGCACCGTCACCCGCTGGCTGAAGGAGGTCGGCGAGGAGGTCCAGGCCGACGAGCCGCTGCTGGAGGTCTCCACCGACAAGGTCGACACCGAGATCCCGGCGCCGGCCTCCGGCACCCTGCTGGAGATCGTCGTCGGCGAGGACGAGACCGCTGAGGTGGGCGCCAAGCTCGCCGTCATCGGTGCCGCCGGTGCCGCTCCGGCCGCCGCGCCGGCTCCGGCCGCCCCGGCCCCCGCCGCCGCGCCCGCTCCGGAGCCCACCCCGGCCCCGGCGCCCGCTCCGGCCGCTGCCGCCCCGGCGCCCGCCGCCCCGGCCGCTCCGGCTCCGGCCCCCGCGCCGGCTCCGGCCGCTCCGGCCCCGGCTGCCGCCCCCGCTGCCCCGGCTCCGGCCGCCGGTGAGGGCGCGTACGTCACCCCGCTGGTGCGCAAGCTCGCCGCCGAGAACGGCGTCGACCTGGGCACGGTCAAGGGCACCGGCGTCGGTGGCCGTATCCGCAAGCAGGACGTCATCGCCGCCGCCGAGGCCGCCAAGGCCGCCGCGCCGGCCGCCGCCGCTCCGGCCGCGTCGAAGGCTCCGGCCATCGAGGCGTCGCCGCTGCGCGGTCAGACCGTCAAGATGCCGCGGATGCGCAAGGTCATCGGCGACAACATGATGAAGGCCCTGCACAGCCAGGCGCAGCTGACCACCGTGGTCGAGGTGGACATCACCAAGATCATGCGGATGCGCAACCAGGCCAAGGACGCGTTCGCGCAGCGTGAGGGCGTCAAGCTCTCCCCGATGCCGTTCTTCGTCAAGGCCGCGGTCCAGGCGCTGAAGGCCCACCCGGTCGTCAACGCCCGGATCAACGAGGACGAGGGCACCATCTCCTACTTCGACACCGAGAACGTCGGTATCGCGGTGGACGCGGAGAAGGGCCTGATGACCCCGGTCATCAAGGACGCCGGTGACCTCAACATCGCCGGTATCGCCCGCAAGACGGCGGACCTGGCGGGCAAGGTCCGCGCGAACAAGATCACGCCGGACGAGCTGTCCGGTGCGACCTTCACCATCAGCAACACCGGTTCGCGCGGCGCCCTGTTCGACACCGTCATCGTGCCCCCGAACCAGGTCGGCATCCTGGGCATCGGTGCCACCGTCAAGCGCCCGGTGGTCATCAACCACCCGGACCTCGGCGAGACCATCGCGGTGCGCGACATGACGTACCTGGCGCTCTCCTACGACCACCGTCTGGTGGACGGCGCCGACGCCGCCCGCTACCTGACCACGGTCAAGCAGATCCTGGAGGCCGCGGAGTTCGAGACCGAGATCGGTCTCTGA
- the lpdA gene encoding dihydrolipoyl dehydrogenase: MANDASTVFDLVILGGGSGGYAAALRGAQLGLDVALIEKNKLGGTCLHNGCIPTKALLHAGEIADQAREAAQFGVKTSYEGIDIAGVHKYKDEVISGLYKGLQGLVASRKVTYIEGEGRLSSPTSVDVNGQRVQGRHVLLATGSVPKSLPGLDIDGNRIISSDHALTLDRVPKSAIVLGGGVIGVEFASAWKSFGTDVTIIEGLKHLVPVEDENSSKLLERAFRKRGIKFNLGTFFDKAEYTADGVKVTLADGKTFEAEVLLVAIGRGPVSSGLGYEEQGVAMDRGYVLVDEYMQTNVPTISAVGDLVPTLQLAHVGFAEGMLVAERLAGQKTVPIDYDGVPRVTYCHPEVASVGITEAKAKELYGADKVVALKYNLAGNGKSKILKTTGEIKLVQVKDGAVVGVHMVGDRMGEQVGEAQLVYNWEALPAEVAQLVHAHPTQNEALGEAHLALAGKPLHSHD, translated from the coding sequence GTGGCGAACGACGCCAGCACCGTTTTCGACCTAGTGATCCTCGGAGGCGGTAGCGGTGGTTACGCCGCTGCCCTGCGCGGGGCGCAGCTGGGCCTGGACGTCGCCCTGATCGAGAAGAACAAGCTCGGCGGCACCTGCCTGCACAACGGCTGCATCCCCACCAAGGCGCTGCTGCACGCCGGTGAGATCGCGGATCAGGCTCGTGAGGCCGCCCAGTTCGGTGTCAAGACCTCGTACGAGGGCATCGACATCGCGGGCGTCCACAAGTACAAGGACGAGGTCATCTCGGGCCTGTACAAGGGCCTCCAGGGGCTGGTCGCCTCCCGCAAGGTGACCTACATCGAGGGCGAGGGCCGGCTGTCCTCCCCGACCTCCGTCGATGTGAACGGCCAGCGTGTCCAGGGCCGCCACGTCCTGCTGGCGACCGGCTCCGTGCCGAAGTCGCTGCCGGGCCTGGACATCGACGGCAACCGCATCATCTCCTCGGACCACGCGCTCACGCTGGACCGCGTGCCGAAGTCCGCGATCGTGCTGGGCGGCGGCGTCATCGGCGTCGAGTTCGCCTCCGCGTGGAAGTCCTTCGGCACCGACGTGACCATCATCGAGGGCCTCAAGCACCTCGTCCCGGTCGAGGACGAGAACAGCTCCAAGCTGCTGGAGCGGGCCTTCCGCAAGCGCGGTATCAAGTTCAACCTCGGCACCTTCTTCGACAAGGCCGAGTACACCGCCGACGGCGTCAAGGTCACCCTGGCCGACGGCAAGACCTTCGAGGCCGAGGTGCTGCTGGTCGCGATCGGCCGCGGGCCGGTCTCGTCGGGCCTGGGCTACGAGGAGCAGGGCGTCGCGATGGACCGCGGCTATGTCCTGGTCGACGAGTACATGCAGACCAACGTGCCGACCATCTCGGCCGTCGGTGACCTCGTTCCCACCCTCCAGCTCGCCCACGTCGGCTTCGCCGAGGGCATGCTGGTGGCGGAGCGGCTGGCCGGTCAGAAGACCGTGCCGATCGACTACGACGGCGTGCCGCGCGTCACGTACTGCCACCCCGAGGTCGCTTCGGTGGGTATCACCGAGGCCAAGGCCAAGGAGCTGTACGGCGCCGACAAGGTCGTCGCTCTCAAGTACAACCTCGCGGGCAACGGCAAGAGCAAGATCCTGAAGACCACGGGCGAGATCAAGCTCGTCCAGGTCAAGGACGGTGCCGTGGTCGGCGTCCACATGGTCGGTGACCGTATGGGCGAGCAGGTCGGTGAGGCCCAGCTCGTCTACAACTGGGAGGCCCTGCCGGCCGAGGTTGCGCAGCTCGTGCACGCGCACCCGACCCAGAACGAGGCGCTCGGCGAGGCCCACCTGGCCCTGGCCGGCAAGCCTCTCCACTCCCACGACTGA
- a CDS encoding leucyl aminopeptidase encodes MTALTLSTSSAATLRADAVVVGVAKGAKGVVVAPGAEAVDKAFGGKLAAVLETLGASGAEGEVTKLPAADGLKAPVVLAVGLGETPAKGDGFGHEALRRAAGSAARALTGSKKAGFALPVEDPEAAAAVGEGALLGAYTYTPNRGNGASNGKGKKDDAKSAPLGEVALLGGKPRDKEFKAAAARSESLAAEINRARDLINLPPNDLDPKTFAAEAQTAAKEFGLKVEVLDEKALKKGGYGGLMGVGQGSQSPPRLVRIAYTHPKADKTLALVGKGITYDSGGISLKPAGHNETMKCDMSGAAAVFAAVVAAARLGLAVNVTGWLALAENMPSGSATRPGDVLTMYSGKTVEVLNTDAEGRLVLADALTRASEESPDAIVDVATLTGAMVLALGHRTFGIMANDDAFRTSVHEIAEEVGEQSWPMPMPSELRKGMDSPVADLANMGERMGGGLVAGLFLKEFVGEDIPWAHLDIAGPAFHEGAPWGYTPKGGTGSAVRTLVRLAERTAAGDLG; translated from the coding sequence GTGACTGCACTGACCCTCAGTACTTCTTCCGCCGCGACGCTGCGCGCGGATGCCGTCGTCGTCGGCGTGGCCAAGGGCGCCAAGGGCGTCGTTGTCGCCCCCGGCGCGGAGGCCGTGGACAAGGCCTTCGGCGGCAAGCTCGCCGCCGTGCTGGAGACCCTCGGCGCGAGTGGTGCCGAGGGCGAGGTGACCAAGCTGCCCGCCGCGGACGGCCTCAAGGCACCGGTCGTACTGGCGGTCGGCCTCGGTGAGACGCCGGCCAAGGGCGACGGCTTCGGCCACGAGGCGCTGCGGCGCGCCGCTGGCAGCGCCGCCCGCGCGCTGACCGGCAGCAAGAAGGCCGGTTTCGCGCTGCCCGTCGAGGACCCCGAGGCGGCCGCCGCGGTGGGCGAGGGCGCGCTGCTCGGCGCGTACACCTACACCCCGAACCGCGGCAACGGAGCCTCGAACGGCAAGGGCAAGAAGGACGACGCCAAGTCGGCGCCGCTCGGTGAGGTCGCGCTCCTCGGCGGCAAGCCGCGCGACAAGGAGTTCAAGGCCGCCGCCGCGCGCTCCGAGTCGCTGGCCGCCGAGATCAACCGCGCCCGCGACCTGATCAACCTGCCCCCCAACGACCTGGACCCGAAGACCTTCGCGGCCGAGGCGCAGACCGCGGCCAAGGAGTTCGGCCTCAAGGTCGAGGTGCTCGACGAGAAGGCGCTCAAGAAGGGCGGCTACGGCGGCCTGATGGGCGTCGGCCAGGGCTCGCAGAGCCCGCCGCGGCTGGTGCGGATCGCCTACACCCACCCCAAGGCCGACAAGACCCTGGCGCTGGTCGGCAAGGGCATCACCTACGACTCGGGCGGCATCTCGCTCAAGCCGGCCGGCCACAACGAGACCATGAAGTGCGACATGAGCGGTGCCGCCGCGGTGTTCGCCGCGGTCGTGGCCGCCGCCCGGCTGGGCCTGGCGGTGAACGTCACCGGCTGGCTGGCGCTCGCCGAGAACATGCCGTCCGGCTCCGCCACCCGTCCCGGTGATGTGCTGACCATGTACAGCGGCAAGACGGTCGAGGTGCTCAACACCGACGCCGAGGGCCGTCTGGTGCTGGCCGACGCGCTGACCCGCGCCTCGGAGGAGTCGCCGGACGCGATCGTGGACGTGGCCACCCTGACCGGCGCGATGGTGCTGGCGCTGGGCCACCGCACCTTCGGGATCATGGCCAACGACGACGCTTTCCGTACCTCGGTCCACGAGATCGCCGAGGAGGTCGGCGAGCAGTCCTGGCCGATGCCGATGCCGTCCGAGCTGCGCAAGGGCATGGACTCCCCGGTCGCGGACCTCGCCAACATGGGTGAGCGGATGGGCGGCGGCCTGGTCGCCGGTCTGTTCCTGAAGGAGTTCGTCGGCGAGGACATCCCCTGGGCCCACCTGGACATCGCAGGACCGGCCTTCCACGAGGGCGCACCCTGGGGCTACACCCCCAAGGGCGGTACGGGATCCGCGGTGCGCACCCTGGTCCGGCTCGCGGAGCGCACCGCCGCGGGCGACCTGGGCTGA
- a CDS encoding adenosylcobinamide-GDP ribazoletransferase: protein MTDTPAPPAPSDALRFAFGTLTVLPVRVTRWDRAAARGGMLCAPLAGLVVGLCAAAVGAGLLVLGAGPLLAAVGTAAVPAVLTRGLHLDGLADTADGLGSAKPAEDALRIMKQSDIGPFGVITLLFTLLAQVAALAELYADGWARGAVAAAVAAVTARGALTLASRAGVPAARPEGLGAVVAGTVPARAALLCAVLVAAGCAAAGAGYGPYGALHTGLAALCGLGLGELLLRHCRRRFGGVTGDVFGALAESAGLAALVALTLG from the coding sequence ATGACCGACACCCCCGCTCCCCCGGCCCCGTCCGACGCCCTGCGCTTCGCGTTCGGCACGCTGACCGTGCTGCCGGTCCGCGTCACCCGCTGGGACCGGGCGGCGGCGCGCGGCGGGATGCTCTGCGCACCGCTGGCCGGGCTGGTCGTCGGGCTGTGCGCGGCCGCGGTCGGCGCGGGGCTGCTGGTGCTCGGCGCCGGACCGCTGCTCGCCGCGGTCGGCACCGCCGCGGTGCCCGCCGTACTGACCCGCGGACTGCATCTGGACGGGCTCGCCGACACCGCCGACGGCCTGGGCAGCGCCAAGCCCGCCGAGGACGCGCTGCGCATCATGAAGCAGTCCGACATCGGCCCGTTCGGCGTGATCACGCTGCTGTTCACCCTGCTCGCCCAGGTGGCCGCGCTGGCAGAGCTGTACGCGGACGGCTGGGCGCGGGGCGCGGTCGCGGCGGCCGTCGCGGCGGTCACCGCCCGCGGTGCGCTGACCCTCGCCTCCCGCGCGGGGGTGCCGGCCGCCCGTCCGGAGGGGCTCGGCGCGGTGGTCGCGGGCACGGTTCCGGCGCGAGCGGCGCTGCTGTGCGCGGTGCTGGTGGCCGCCGGATGCGCGGCCGCCGGGGCCGGCTACGGCCCGTACGGCGCGCTGCACACCGGGCTCGCGGCGCTGTGCGGTCTGGGGCTGGGCGAGTTGCTGCTCCGGCACTGCCGACGGCGGTTCGGCGGGGTGACCGGCGATGTGTTCGGGGCACTCGCGGAGAGCGCGGGGCTCGCGGCACTGGTCGCGCTGACGCTCGGTTAA
- a CDS encoding phosphatidylglycerol lysyltransferase domain-containing protein: MSPDEGRPRGSWSQRGAAFGIWYLRTVTFLNFLSAVWVSLGNGIRRHNIAEFFTPYLLTAGFASAAFSLFLSVTLRRGKRAAWILNLVLSGLLTLLFAFGMAVAPEFRGHVQNWVSLGLTALFAAALVAGRREFSAKGDRSNPKLAAAVAAGGLLAASLLAALLVTVTNTAAGSSTFGQRWRYGLMRLVSLAADDRAFPEIATPNWVNVVINVLSTLLLIAVLWAAFRSVRSTEALTADGEERLRALLARHGDRDSLGYFALRRDKSVLFSPSGKAAVTYRVVGGVSLASGDPLGDPEAWPGAIEVWLAEAREHGWAPAVMGASEEGGTIYARHGLDALELGDEAIVDTAEFTLGGRAMRTVRQAYHRIERAGYTVRIRRHEDIPAPEMERLLRLADDWRDGETERGFSMALGRLGDPGDGRCVMLECTGAEGELRALLSFVPWGDKGLSLDLMRRDRNSENGLMEFMVLELIQRAKEVEVTQLSLNFAMFRSVFERGSRLGAGPVLRLWRSLLSFFSRWWQIESLYRANAKYRPIWEPRYMLFEKSTDLLRIGIAAGRAEGFLEAPGLPKWLNRKHLENVR; the protein is encoded by the coding sequence TTGAGTCCGGACGAAGGCCGCCCGCGCGGCTCATGGTCACAGCGTGGTGCCGCGTTCGGCATCTGGTATCTGCGCACGGTCACCTTCCTCAATTTCCTGAGTGCGGTGTGGGTGTCGCTCGGTAATGGCATCCGCCGGCACAACATCGCGGAATTCTTCACGCCGTATCTGCTGACGGCGGGCTTCGCGTCCGCCGCCTTCTCGCTGTTCCTTTCGGTCACCCTGCGGCGGGGCAAGCGGGCGGCGTGGATTTTGAATCTGGTGCTCTCCGGGCTGCTGACGCTGCTGTTCGCCTTCGGGATGGCGGTGGCCCCGGAGTTCCGCGGACATGTGCAGAACTGGGTGTCGCTGGGATTGACCGCGCTGTTCGCCGCCGCATTGGTGGCCGGGCGCCGGGAGTTCTCCGCGAAGGGCGACCGGTCGAACCCGAAACTGGCGGCGGCGGTCGCGGCCGGCGGTTTGCTGGCCGCCTCGCTGCTCGCGGCGCTGCTGGTGACCGTCACCAACACCGCGGCGGGCTCCTCGACCTTTGGGCAGCGCTGGCGCTACGGCCTGATGCGGCTGGTGTCGCTGGCCGCCGACGACCGTGCGTTCCCGGAGATCGCCACCCCGAACTGGGTCAATGTCGTGATCAATGTGCTGAGCACGCTGCTGCTGATCGCGGTCCTGTGGGCGGCGTTCCGGTCCGTACGGAGCACCGAGGCGCTCACCGCGGACGGCGAGGAACGGCTGCGGGCCCTCCTTGCGCGGCACGGCGACCGCGATTCGCTGGGCTACTTCGCGCTGCGCCGGGACAAGAGCGTGCTGTTCTCCCCCAGCGGCAAGGCCGCGGTCACCTACCGCGTGGTGGGCGGGGTGTCGCTGGCCTCCGGCGATCCGCTGGGCGACCCCGAGGCCTGGCCGGGGGCGATCGAGGTGTGGCTGGCCGAGGCGCGGGAGCACGGCTGGGCGCCCGCGGTGATGGGGGCGAGCGAGGAGGGCGGCACGATCTACGCCCGGCACGGTCTGGACGCCCTGGAGCTGGGCGACGAAGCGATCGTGGACACCGCGGAGTTCACCCTCGGCGGCCGGGCGATGCGCACCGTACGGCAGGCTTACCACCGCATCGAGCGGGCCGGCTACACCGTCCGTATCCGGCGCCACGAGGACATCCCGGCGCCGGAGATGGAGCGGCTGCTGCGGCTGGCCGACGACTGGCGCGACGGGGAGACGGAGCGCGGATTCTCGATGGCGCTGGGGCGGCTCGGTGACCCGGGGGACGGGCGCTGCGTGATGCTCGAATGTACCGGTGCGGAAGGCGAGCTGCGGGCCCTGCTCAGCTTTGTGCCGTGGGGCGACAAGGGCCTTTCGCTGGATCTGATGCGGCGGGACCGGAACTCCGAGAACGGGCTGATGGAGTTCATGGTGCTGGAGCTGATCCAGCGGGCGAAAGAGGTGGAGGTCACCCAACTCTCGCTCAACTTCGCGATGTTCCGTTCCGTCTTCGAACGTGGATCGCGGCTCGGCGCGGGCCCGGTACTGCGCCTGTGGCGTTCGCTGCTCAGCTTCTTCTCCCGGTGGTGGCAGATCGAATCGCTCTATCGCGCCAATGCGAAATACCGGCCGATCTGGGAGCCGCGCTACATGCTCTTCGAAAAGAGCACCGATTTGCTGCGGATCGGAATCGCCGCCGGCCGCGCGGAAGGTTTTCTGGAAGCACCCGGTCTGCCCAAATGGCTGAACCGCAAGCACTTGGAGAATGTGCGATGA
- the cobT gene encoding nicotinate-nucleotide--dimethylbenzimidazole phosphoribosyltransferase — protein sequence MSALNLDDFAHLIERPDGGVRRDAEERRARLAVPPGALGRLDELGEWLAAAQQQVPVRPVERPRVLLFAGDHGVAELGVSARPAGGTKDLVRAVLDGASPAAVLARNTGTPLRVVDLAVDCDPEELPEEVTRHRVRRSSGRIDIEDALTAEEAEAAFRAGMAVADEEADAGTDLVVLGDLSVGGTTVASTLIAALCGTDASVVTGRGGAGIDDLAWMRKCAAIRDALRRARPVLGDQLELLATVGGADLTAITGFLLQSAVRRTPVILDGVVSAACALVAQRVAFRSPDWWLAGQASGEPAQAKALDRIALNPLLDHGVTAGEGTGALLALPLVQAAAALAAELPVRD from the coding sequence ATGAGCGCCCTGAACCTCGATGACTTCGCCCATCTGATCGAGCGCCCCGACGGGGGTGTGCGCCGTGACGCCGAGGAGCGGCGGGCGCGGCTGGCCGTCCCGCCGGGCGCCCTCGGCCGCCTCGACGAGCTGGGCGAATGGCTGGCCGCCGCACAGCAGCAGGTGCCGGTGCGGCCGGTGGAGCGGCCGCGGGTGCTGCTGTTCGCGGGCGATCACGGGGTGGCGGAGCTGGGGGTGTCGGCCCGGCCGGCCGGCGGCACCAAGGATCTCGTACGGGCCGTGCTGGACGGGGCGAGCCCGGCCGCGGTGCTGGCCCGGAACACCGGGACGCCGCTGCGCGTGGTGGATCTGGCGGTGGACTGCGATCCGGAGGAGCTGCCCGAGGAGGTCACCCGGCACCGGGTGCGCCGGAGTTCGGGCCGGATCGACATCGAGGACGCGCTGACGGCCGAGGAGGCCGAGGCGGCGTTCCGGGCCGGGATGGCCGTCGCGGACGAGGAGGCGGACGCCGGTACCGACCTGGTGGTGCTGGGAGATCTGAGCGTCGGCGGGACGACGGTGGCGAGCACGCTGATCGCCGCGCTGTGCGGGACGGACGCCTCGGTGGTCACCGGGCGGGGCGGCGCCGGGATCGACGATCTGGCGTGGATGCGCAAGTGCGCGGCGATCCGCGACGCCCTGCGGCGGGCCCGTCCGGTGCTCGGTGACCAGCTGGAGCTGCTGGCCACGGTCGGCGGCGCGGATCTGACCGCGATCACCGGTTTCCTGCTGCAGAGCGCGGTGCGCCGTACGCCGGTGATCCTCGACGGGGTGGTCTCGGCGGCCTGTGCGCTGGTGGCGCAGCGGGTGGCGTTCCGGTCGCCGGACTGGTGGCTGGCCGGGCAGGCGAGCGGGGAGCCGGCGCAGGCGAAGGCCCTGGACCGGATCGCGCTCAACCCTCTGCTCGACCACGGCGTCACTGCGGGTGAGGGGACGGGGGCGCTGCTCGCTCTGCCACTGGTGCAGGCGGCCGCGGCCCTGGCGGCAGAACTGCCCGTACGCGACTGA
- a CDS encoding class I SAM-dependent methyltransferase, translating to MTESERNRTAAPDGWAAGARREPGARGRRFDTAVRGYLARYPEATVVALGEGLGMGFWRLDNGRLNWLTVVAPETAAVRRMLLPDGPRRRTVARAVTDHRWLDAVREPERGVVVTAPGVLMRLSPPSVRALLAVCAERFPGGALVFDVLPRPAMALARRAAGPGGGRWPGPVRWGLNRAELPRVAGAHPGIAVVREVGPAGWLRRRMPVLGALTPLVCEVRFAAAGSPRRASSAVR from the coding sequence GTGACCGAATCCGAGCGGAACCGGACCGCAGCGCCGGACGGGTGGGCAGCGGGTGCCCGCCGGGAGCCGGGGGCCCGCGGACGGCGTTTCGACACGGCCGTACGCGGCTACCTGGCGCGGTACCCGGAGGCGACCGTGGTCGCGCTCGGGGAGGGGCTCGGTATGGGGTTCTGGCGGCTGGACAACGGGCGGCTGAACTGGCTGACGGTGGTGGCGCCGGAGACCGCCGCGGTGCGCCGGATGCTGCTGCCGGACGGGCCCCGGCGCCGTACGGTCGCCCGCGCGGTGACCGATCACCGCTGGCTGGACGCGGTGCGGGAGCCGGAGCGCGGGGTCGTGGTCACCGCGCCGGGGGTGCTGATGCGGCTGTCGCCGCCCTCCGTGCGCGCGCTGCTGGCGGTGTGTGCGGAACGGTTTCCCGGTGGTGCGCTGGTCTTTGACGTACTGCCACGGCCGGCGATGGCGCTGGCGCGGCGGGCCGCCGGGCCGGGCGGCGGGCGGTGGCCCGGTCCGGTGCGCTGGGGGCTCAACCGTGCGGAGCTGCCGCGGGTGGCCGGTGCGCACCCGGGCATCGCCGTGGTGCGCGAGGTCGGCCCGGCGGGGTGGCTGCGGCGCCGGATGCCGGTGCTGGGTGCGCTGACGCCGCTGGTGTGCGAGGTGCGGTTCGCGGCGGCCGGATCCCCCCGGCGGGCCTCGTCAGCGGTGCGTTGA
- a CDS encoding bifunctional adenosylcobinamide kinase/adenosylcobinamide-phosphate guanylyltransferase, translated as MDVTLLGTGAPQGLPRPGCPCAACATAVGDEARAATALLVDGALLIDLTPGPAFAAARAGQSLAGVRQVLLSHPHDGPALEVPAGLPQPGRVADGRELALLDGHRVRAVAVDIPGTGYEISGVDGERLLYLPPGAAPSGLGDGNGRAGDDEGAGGPYDLVLLDVLGRPDALARLRASGAVDAATDVLAVHLDHEVPPGPELHRRLAAVGARAVPDGSTLLVGEFHAVPDLPRRTLVLGGARSGKSVEAERRLAAFPDVVYVATGGTRDGDEDWAQRVSLHRERRPSSWRTVETCDLVPLLAAAGPGADSGGGRPAEAAPLLIDCLALWLTHVMDEVGAWDDGTWEAGGRGALRERTDALVAAVRATRRRVVAVSNEVGSGVVPATPAGRRFRDELGRLNAAFGAECEQVLLVVAGQALALRG; from the coding sequence GTGGATGTGACTCTCCTCGGCACCGGGGCCCCGCAGGGGCTGCCGCGGCCCGGCTGCCCCTGTGCCGCCTGTGCGACCGCCGTCGGCGACGAGGCGCGGGCGGCCACCGCGCTGCTCGTCGACGGCGCCCTGCTGATCGATCTGACCCCGGGACCGGCCTTCGCGGCCGCCCGCGCCGGGCAGTCGCTGGCGGGCGTGCGGCAGGTGCTGCTCTCGCATCCGCACGACGGTCCGGCGCTGGAGGTGCCGGCCGGGCTGCCGCAGCCGGGCCGGGTCGCGGACGGGCGGGAGCTGGCGCTGCTCGACGGGCACCGGGTGCGGGCCGTCGCGGTGGACATCCCGGGGACCGGCTACGAGATCTCCGGCGTCGACGGCGAGCGGCTGCTGTATCTTCCGCCGGGCGCGGCGCCGTCCGGACTGGGCGACGGGAACGGCCGGGCGGGCGATGACGAGGGCGCGGGCGGCCCGTACGACCTGGTGCTGCTCGATGTGCTGGGGCGGCCCGACGCGCTGGCCCGGCTGCGGGCGAGCGGGGCGGTCGACGCGGCGACGGATGTGCTCGCGGTGCATCTGGACCACGAGGTGCCGCCGGGGCCCGAACTGCACCGGCGGCTGGCGGCGGTGGGTGCCCGCGCGGTGCCGGACGGCAGCACGCTGCTGGTCGGCGAGTTCCACGCGGTGCCGGATCTGCCGAGGCGCACGCTGGTGCTGGGCGGGGCGCGCAGCGGGAAGTCGGTGGAGGCGGAGCGGCGGCTGGCGGCCTTCCCGGACGTGGTGTACGTGGCCACCGGGGGCACCCGGGACGGCGACGAGGACTGGGCGCAGCGGGTCTCGCTGCACCGCGAGCGGCGGCCCAGCAGCTGGCGCACCGTCGAAACCTGCGATCTGGTGCCGCTGCTGGCGGCGGCCGGGCCCGGCGCGGACTCCGGCGGCGGGCGCCCGGCCGAGGCGGCACCGCTGCTCATCGACTGTCTGGCGCTGTGGCTGACGCATGTCATGGACGAGGTCGGGGCCTGGGACGACGGGACCTGGGAGGCCGGCGGGCGGGGGGCGCTGCGGGAGCGGACCGACGCGCTGGTGGCGGCGGTGCGCGCGACGCGCCGACGGGTGGTGGCGGTCAGCAACGAGGTCGGCTCCGGTGTCGTGCCCGCGACCCCGGCGGGCCGGCGGTTCCGGGACGAACTGGGGCGGCTGAACGCGGCGTTCGGCGCGGAGTGCGAGCAGGTGCTGCTGGTCGTCGCGGGCCAGGCGCTTGCGCTGCGTGGATGA